A genome region from Nycticebus coucang isolate mNycCou1 chromosome 4, mNycCou1.pri, whole genome shotgun sequence includes the following:
- the SERTAD2 gene encoding SERTA domain-containing protein 2, giving the protein MLGKGGKRKFDEHEDGLEGKIVSASDGPSKVSYTLQRQTIFNISLMKLYNHRPLTEPSLQKTVLINNMLRRIQEELKQEGSLRPTFTPSSQPAEGLSDSYREAPPAFSHLGSPSAHPCDLGSTTPLEACLTPASLLEDDDDTFCTSQTVQPTAPTKLSPPALPAEKDSFSSALDEIEELCPTSTSTEAAAAVTDSSKGSSSESSFQKPEGPQESRTEDAKLIDSLPGNFEITTPTGFLTDLTLDDILFADIDTSMYDFDPCTSSSGAASKMAPVSADDLLKTLAPYSSQPVTPSQPFKMDLTELDHIMEVLVGS; this is encoded by the coding sequence ATGTTGGGTAAAGGAGGAAAACGGAAGTTTGATGAGCATGAAGATGGGCTGGAAGGCAAAATCGTGTCTGCCTCTGACGGTCCATCCAAGGTGTCTTACACCTTACAGCGCCAGACTATCTTCAACATTTCCCTTATGAAACTCTATAACCACAGGCCCCTGACAGAGCCCAGCTTGCAAAAGACCGTTTTAATTAACAACATGTTGAGGCGGATTCAGGAGGAACTCAAACAGGAAGGCAGCTTGAGGCCCACATTCACCCCCTCTTCCCAGCCTGCTGAGGGGCTGAGTGACAGCTACCGAGAGGCCCCACCCGCCTTCAGTCACCTTGGGTCCCCTTCTGCCCACCCCTGTGACCTCGGAAGCACTACGCCCCTGGAGGCCTGCCTCACCCCAGCCTCCCTGCTCGAGGATGACGATGACACTTTTTGCACTTCCCAGACCGTGCAGCCCACGGCTCCTACCAAACTCTCACCTCCAGCCCTCCCGGCAGAAAAGGACAGCTTCTCCTCCGCCTTGGACGAGATAGAGGAGCTCTGTCCCACATCTACCTCCACAGAGGCTGCAGCGGCAGTGACTGACAGCTCGAAAGGGTCCTCCAGTGAGTCCAGCTTCCAGAAACCCGAGGGGCCCCAAGAGAGCCGCACAGAGGATGCAAAACTGATAGACTCTCTGCCTGGGAACTTCGAAATAACCACACCCACGGGTTTCCTGACAGACTTGACCCTGGATGACATCCTATTTGCCGACATTGATACGTCCATGTATGATTTTGACCCCTGCACATCCTCATCAGGAGCAGCCTCAAAAATGGCCCCTGTGTCAGCCGACGACCTCCTCAAAACTCTGGCTCCTTATAGCAGTCAGCCTGTCACCCCGAGTCAGCCTTTCAAAATGGACCTCACAGAGCTGGACCACATCATGGAGGTGCTTGTTGGGTCCTAA